A region from the Phycisphaerales bacterium genome encodes:
- the ssb gene encoding single-stranded DNA-binding protein, producing the protein MGNLNKVFLMGNLTRDVELRSTSGSNQVARIGLAVNRHWTSPDGEKKEETTFVDCEAWGRTAENIARFFSKGRPIFIEGRLKLDQWQDKDSGQNRSKMLVVVESFQFVDSKGGGGGGGEGGGGGGNYSSAPRQASRSASGTGSGRPAPAHEPEPDDIPF; encoded by the coding sequence ATGGGCAATCTCAATAAAGTATTTTTAATGGGCAATCTCACGCGTGATGTTGAACTTCGTTCAACATCTGGGAGCAATCAAGTTGCTCGGATTGGCTTGGCTGTGAACCGGCACTGGACTAGTCCTGACGGTGAGAAGAAAGAAGAAACAACATTCGTCGACTGCGAAGCTTGGGGTCGCACGGCTGAGAATATCGCGAGGTTTTTCTCAAAGGGCCGCCCCATATTCATCGAGGGGCGCCTCAAACTCGATCAATGGCAGGACAAGGACTCCGGACAGAACCGATCAAAAATGTTGGTTGTTGTCGAGAGTTTTCAGTTCGTCGACAGCAAAGGCGGCGGCGGTGGGGGAGGCGAAGGTGGTGGCGGCGGCGGGAACTACTCGTCGGCGCCTCGGCAGGCTTCACGGTCGGCCTCGGGGACTGGTTCCGGGCGGCCTGCGCCGGCGCATGAGCCTGAGCCGGATGACATTCCGTTTTGA
- a CDS encoding SOS response-associated peptidase, whose protein sequence is MCGRFTRDFSWADLHELMRVFLPDGVTLSPFAGGIGSSFNVAPTQRSMLLCAGDAGGEIACVLARWGLVPAWAKDSSIGSRMINARGETIAEKPAYRGAFARRRGIVPMSGFYEWERSGIEGGRKRPWYLTRADSRPLLAAGVWEAAHESMVDGALPTFSIVTTSANGFMSRMHDRMPVILEARDAWTWVGGPVEAAQSLIRPAPEGVLVGHGVRSLVNNPRNDSRELIACVPERGGEPEKGGKDEGVDGARSGFLF, encoded by the coding sequence ATGTGCGGGCGATTCACACGGGATTTCTCGTGGGCGGACCTCCATGAACTGATGCGGGTGTTTCTCCCCGACGGGGTGACGCTGTCGCCGTTCGCGGGCGGGATCGGCTCGAGTTTCAACGTGGCGCCGACGCAGCGTTCGATGCTGCTGTGTGCCGGGGATGCCGGCGGCGAGATCGCGTGCGTGCTGGCGCGGTGGGGGCTGGTGCCGGCGTGGGCGAAGGACTCGTCGATTGGCTCGCGGATGATCAACGCTCGCGGGGAGACGATCGCGGAGAAGCCGGCGTATCGCGGGGCGTTTGCGCGGCGGCGTGGCATCGTCCCGATGAGCGGGTTCTATGAGTGGGAGCGTTCGGGGATCGAGGGCGGGCGGAAGCGGCCGTGGTATCTCACGCGTGCGGACTCGAGGCCGCTGCTTGCCGCGGGGGTGTGGGAAGCGGCGCACGAGTCGATGGTTGACGGGGCGTTGCCGACGTTCTCGATCGTGACGACGTCGGCGAACGGGTTCATGTCTCGGATGCACGATCGCATGCCGGTGATCCTCGAGGCGCGAGACGCGTGGACGTGGGTGGGCGGGCCTGTGGAGGCGGCACAAAGCCTGATACGACCCGCGCCGGAGGGGGTCCTTGTGGGGCATGGTGTTCGGTCGCTTGTGAACAACCCGCGGAACGATTCGCGGGAGTTGATCGCGTGCGTGCCCGAGCGTGGGGGTGAGCCTGAGAAGGGTGGGAAGGATGAGGGCGTGGATGGGGCGCGATCGGGGTTCCTATTCTGA